One Sanguibacter sp. HDW7 DNA window includes the following coding sequences:
- a CDS encoding vitamin K epoxide reductase family protein — protein MADTDLTQHDDASVADDAVARPLTDRALGLVLLLGGLVGLVGSAALAIERYLTLVDPSHVPSCSLNALLTCSPAMDSAAGSLFGFPNPYLGLGAFPVVMTIGVLLLVAPGVALPRWFWRAFLAVATAGMALVVFLVWTSVAELRALCPYCMVVWFSTLPVWWYVLVRNIEAGLAGGAPTSVLVRMRGWVLAALYLVLVAVLVVGLGPTLLSTLRG, from the coding sequence GTGGCCGACACCGACCTCACCCAGCACGACGACGCGTCCGTCGCGGACGATGCCGTCGCGCGCCCGCTCACGGACCGCGCGCTCGGTCTCGTGCTGCTGCTCGGGGGCCTCGTCGGTCTCGTGGGCTCGGCTGCCCTCGCGATCGAGCGGTACCTCACGCTCGTCGACCCCTCGCACGTGCCGTCCTGCTCGCTCAACGCGCTGCTCACGTGCAGCCCCGCGATGGACTCCGCGGCGGGCAGCCTGTTCGGCTTCCCCAACCCCTACCTGGGCCTCGGCGCGTTCCCGGTCGTCATGACGATCGGCGTGCTGCTGCTCGTCGCCCCGGGCGTCGCCCTGCCGCGCTGGTTCTGGCGGGCGTTCCTCGCGGTCGCGACCGCGGGCATGGCGCTCGTCGTCTTCCTCGTGTGGACCTCGGTGGCCGAGCTGCGCGCGCTGTGCCCGTACTGCATGGTCGTGTGGTTCTCGACGCTGCCCGTGTGGTGGTACGTCCTCGTGCGCAACATCGAGGCCGGGCTCGCGGGAGGCGCGCCGACCTCGGTCCTCGTCCGGATGCGCGGCTGGGTGCTCGCGGCCCTCTACCTCGTGCTCGTCGCGGTGCTCGTCGTCGGGCTCGGCCCCACGCTGCTGTCGACCCTGCGCGGCTGA
- the leuS gene encoding leucine--tRNA ligase has product MTENSTTPDVTARTSAEPTFRYTPALAQEIELRWQDRWAERGTFFAADPAGGLPDGDGNHADPSSSSFFVMDMFPYPSGAGLHVGHPLGYIATDVTARFRRMCGDNVLHALGFDAFGLPAEQYAVQTGQHPRVTTEANIANMQRQLRRLGLAHDPRRSFATTDSDYVRWTQWIFLQIFDSWYDADAVRPDGGTGRARPIAELEAELAAGTRALPDGRAWADLDAAERRAALNEQRLAYVSDSPVNWCPGLGTVLANEEVTSDGRSERGNFPVFQRNLRQWNMRITAYADRLTDDLDLIDWPEKVRSMQRNWIGRSHGARVTFAVEGGQEVEVFTTRPDTLFGATFMVVAPEHPLLDEVPAAWPDGTRSAWTGGHASPVEAVASYRAESAAKTAVERQADAGRKTGVFTGHLAINPVNGVLLPVFTADYVLMGYGTGAIMAVPGGDERDYAFAQAFEVPVIYTVDAPEGTPDGARTGDGAIINSANDTITLDGLSVPEAKAAMTAWLVERGLGEGTTTYRLRDWLFSRQRYWGEPFPVVYGDDDQPIALPESMLPVDLPEVPDYAPRTYAADDAASSPEPPLGRNDEWVTVTLDLGDGPRAYRRDTNTMPNWAGSCWYYLRYLDPTNADAMVSAELERYWLGPEHNATAGAAGGVDLYVGGVEHAVLHLLYARFWHKVLFDLGHVTGAEPFHTLFNQGYIQAYAYTDERGAYVDASTVTEEAGADGEVRYVADGVEVHREYGKMGKSLKNVVTPDEMYEAYGADTFRVYEMAMGPLDLSRPWNTRDVVGSQRFLQRLWRNVVDETTGEVTVSEDAPGEETLRALHRAIADVRTEMEGMRPNTAIAKLITLNNHLTTLDRVPRVAAEAIVLMVAPLAPHVAEELWERLGHERSLAHEPFPTADEAYLVEETVTCVVQVQGKVRARLEVAPTITDADLEALALADPAVVRFLDGREVRKAVVRAPKLVNLVV; this is encoded by the coding sequence GTGACCGAGAACTCCACGACGCCAGATGTCACTGCCCGCACGAGCGCGGAGCCGACCTTCCGCTACACGCCTGCGCTAGCGCAGGAGATCGAGCTTCGGTGGCAGGACCGCTGGGCCGAGCGCGGCACGTTCTTCGCGGCCGACCCCGCCGGTGGGCTTCCCGACGGCGACGGCAACCACGCGGACCCGTCCTCGTCGTCGTTCTTCGTCATGGACATGTTCCCGTACCCCTCGGGCGCTGGCCTCCACGTCGGCCACCCGCTCGGGTACATCGCGACGGACGTCACCGCTCGCTTCCGCCGCATGTGCGGCGACAACGTCCTGCACGCCCTCGGCTTCGACGCGTTCGGCCTGCCGGCCGAGCAGTACGCCGTGCAGACGGGCCAGCACCCGCGCGTGACGACCGAGGCCAACATCGCGAACATGCAGCGTCAGCTGCGTCGCCTGGGCCTCGCGCACGACCCGCGTCGCTCGTTCGCGACGACGGACTCCGACTACGTCCGCTGGACGCAGTGGATCTTCCTGCAGATCTTCGACTCCTGGTACGACGCGGACGCTGTGCGTCCGGACGGCGGCACGGGTCGCGCCCGCCCGATCGCGGAGCTCGAGGCCGAGCTCGCAGCAGGCACGCGCGCGCTGCCCGACGGTCGCGCATGGGCCGACCTCGACGCGGCGGAGCGTCGCGCGGCGCTCAACGAGCAGCGCCTCGCGTACGTCTCGGACTCGCCCGTCAACTGGTGCCCGGGCCTCGGCACGGTGCTCGCCAACGAGGAGGTCACGTCGGACGGCCGTTCCGAGCGCGGCAACTTCCCCGTGTTCCAGCGCAACCTGCGCCAGTGGAACATGCGCATCACCGCGTACGCGGACCGCCTCACGGACGACCTCGACCTCATCGACTGGCCCGAGAAGGTCCGCTCGATGCAGCGCAACTGGATCGGCCGCTCGCACGGCGCGCGCGTGACGTTCGCGGTCGAGGGCGGCCAGGAGGTCGAGGTCTTCACGACGCGCCCCGACACGCTCTTCGGCGCGACCTTCATGGTCGTCGCACCCGAGCACCCGCTGCTCGACGAGGTCCCCGCCGCGTGGCCCGACGGCACCCGCAGCGCGTGGACGGGCGGGCACGCGAGCCCCGTCGAGGCCGTCGCTTCCTACCGTGCAGAGTCCGCGGCGAAGACAGCCGTCGAGCGCCAGGCGGACGCGGGCCGCAAGACAGGCGTCTTCACCGGCCACCTCGCGATCAACCCCGTCAACGGCGTGCTCCTGCCGGTCTTCACGGCCGACTACGTCCTCATGGGCTACGGCACGGGCGCGATCATGGCCGTCCCGGGCGGCGACGAGCGCGACTACGCGTTCGCGCAGGCCTTCGAGGTGCCCGTCATCTACACGGTCGACGCCCCGGAGGGCACGCCCGACGGCGCCCGCACGGGCGACGGCGCGATCATCAACTCGGCGAACGACACGATCACCCTCGACGGGCTCTCGGTGCCCGAGGCCAAGGCCGCCATGACCGCGTGGCTCGTCGAGCGCGGCCTCGGCGAGGGCACGACGACGTACCGTCTGCGCGACTGGCTCTTCAGCCGCCAGCGCTACTGGGGCGAGCCGTTCCCGGTCGTCTACGGCGACGACGACCAGCCCATCGCGCTGCCGGAGTCGATGCTGCCGGTCGACCTGCCCGAGGTCCCTGACTACGCGCCCCGGACGTACGCGGCCGACGACGCCGCGTCCTCGCCCGAGCCGCCGCTCGGCCGCAACGACGAGTGGGTCACCGTGACCCTCGACCTCGGTGACGGTCCGCGCGCCTACCGCCGCGACACGAACACGATGCCCAACTGGGCGGGCTCGTGCTGGTACTACCTGCGCTACCTCGACCCGACGAACGCCGACGCGATGGTGTCGGCGGAGCTCGAGCGCTACTGGCTCGGTCCGGAGCACAACGCGACCGCGGGCGCAGCCGGTGGCGTCGACCTCTACGTCGGCGGCGTCGAGCACGCCGTGCTGCACCTGCTCTACGCCCGCTTCTGGCACAAGGTGCTCTTCGATCTCGGTCACGTCACCGGTGCCGAGCCGTTCCACACGCTCTTCAACCAGGGCTACATCCAGGCCTATGCGTACACGGACGAGCGCGGCGCGTATGTCGACGCGTCGACCGTCACGGAGGAGGCCGGAGCGGACGGCGAGGTGCGCTACGTCGCCGACGGCGTCGAGGTGCACCGCGAGTACGGCAAGATGGGCAAGTCGCTCAAGAACGTCGTGACGCCTGACGAGATGTACGAGGCGTACGGCGCCGACACGTTCCGCGTCTACGAGATGGCCATGGGCCCGCTCGACCTCTCGCGCCCCTGGAACACGCGCGACGTCGTCGGCTCGCAGCGGTTCCTCCAGCGCCTGTGGCGCAACGTCGTCGACGAGACGACGGGCGAGGTCACCGTGTCGGAGGACGCGCCCGGCGAGGAGACGCTGCGCGCGCTGCACCGCGCGATCGCGGACGTCCGCACCGAGATGGAGGGCATGCGCCCCAACACGGCCATCGCGAAGCTCATCACGCTCAACAACCACCTCACGACGCTCGACCGCGTGCCGCGCGTCGCGGCGGAGGCGATCGTCCTCATGGTCGCGCCGCTCGCCCCGCACGTCGCGGAGGAGCTGTGGGAGCGCCTCGGGCATGAGCGCTCGCTCGCGCACGAGCCCTTCCCGACGGCCGACGAGGCCTACCTCGTCGAGGAGACCGTGACGTGCGTCGTCCAGGTGCAGGGCAAGGTGCGCGCACGGCTCGAGGTCGCGCCGACGATCACGGACGCCGATCTTGAGGCGCTCGCGCTCGCCGACCCGGCGGTCGTGCGCTTCCTCGACGGGCGTGAGGTCCGCAAGGCCGTCGTGCGCGCGCCGAAGCTCGTCAACCTCGTCGTCTGA
- a CDS encoding DUF4194 domain-containing protein, translated as MTVDDGFVEQVAMEEDAPVLFDGDTGQLPLVTRRALALLLRSRYVAAADHPAEWRAILSDQDVLESRLHDMFLQLVVDRDDEIAYKTQVRSDGLQIPVLLKDEPYRRVETLMMVFLRGAYRQQRNAGERAAYVDAEDLVEYALSFLAHGETNLAARRKEAENALVTLVRERVLVEETEGRFRVLPIIEVLLPVDRIQELTRWLRAGGEASSGEASSSEVDGVEPAENGADAPHADAAHADEPAQGEPTLVDAAREPDDADEPDDDTAPDADDTEEPRA; from the coding sequence ATGACGGTCGACGACGGCTTCGTCGAGCAGGTCGCGATGGAGGAGGACGCGCCGGTCCTCTTCGACGGCGACACGGGCCAGCTCCCGCTCGTCACGCGGCGCGCGCTCGCGCTCCTGCTGCGCTCGCGCTACGTCGCGGCGGCCGACCACCCTGCCGAGTGGCGCGCGATCCTCTCCGACCAGGACGTCCTGGAGTCGCGCCTGCACGACATGTTCCTGCAGCTCGTCGTCGACCGCGACGACGAGATCGCGTACAAGACCCAGGTCCGCTCCGACGGCCTGCAGATCCCCGTCCTCCTCAAGGACGAGCCGTACCGTCGCGTCGAGACGCTCATGATGGTCTTCCTGCGCGGCGCGTACCGCCAGCAGCGCAACGCGGGCGAGCGCGCTGCGTACGTCGACGCCGAGGACCTCGTCGAGTACGCCCTGAGCTTCCTCGCGCACGGCGAGACCAACCTCGCGGCCCGCCGCAAGGAGGCCGAGAACGCGCTCGTCACGCTCGTGCGCGAGCGTGTGCTCGTCGAGGAGACCGAGGGCCGCTTCCGCGTCCTGCCGATCATCGAGGTGCTCCTGCCCGTCGACCGCATCCAGGAGCTCACGCGCTGGCTGCGCGCGGGCGGCGAGGCGTCGTCCGGGGAGGCATCGTCCAGCGAGGTCGATGGGGTCGAGCCCGCCGAGAACGGGGCCGACGCTCCGCACGCGGACGCCGCCCACGCCGACGAGCCCGCGCAGGGCGAGCCGACGCTCGTGGACGCGGCGCGCGAGCCCGACGACGCCGACGAACCTGACGACGACACCGCACCCGACGCCGACGACACCGAGGAGCCCCGCGCATGA
- a CDS encoding metal-dependent transcriptional regulator, whose product MAARDSDITPVVEDYLKVVWSAGEWAETRVTTKLLAERLGVGPSTVSENVRRMVGLGLLDHEPYGAISLTAEGERLAVAMVRRHRLIETYLVERLGYAWDEVHDEAEVLEHAVSDLMLARIDAALGHPTRDPHGDPIPTVDGELPASDACTLADLASGVTGVVVRISDADPELLRWFTELGLGLDARVEVVALREFAGTVTVAWTRPDGTTSEASLGLPAARSVWVAEG is encoded by the coding sequence GTGGCGGCACGAGACAGCGACATCACCCCGGTCGTCGAGGACTACCTCAAGGTGGTCTGGTCGGCGGGGGAGTGGGCCGAGACCCGCGTGACGACGAAGCTCCTCGCGGAGCGCCTCGGCGTCGGTCCGTCGACCGTCTCGGAGAACGTCCGGCGCATGGTCGGCCTGGGCCTGCTCGACCACGAGCCCTACGGCGCGATCTCGCTCACTGCCGAGGGCGAGCGCCTCGCGGTCGCGATGGTGCGCCGTCACCGGCTCATCGAGACGTATCTCGTCGAGCGGCTCGGGTACGCGTGGGACGAGGTCCACGACGAGGCCGAGGTGCTCGAGCACGCCGTCTCCGACCTCATGCTCGCGCGCATCGACGCGGCGCTCGGGCACCCGACGCGTGACCCGCACGGCGACCCCATCCCGACCGTCGACGGCGAGCTGCCGGCGTCGGACGCGTGCACGCTCGCCGACCTCGCGAGCGGTGTCACGGGCGTCGTCGTCCGGATCTCGGACGCGGACCCGGAGCTGCTGCGCTGGTTCACGGAGCTCGGCCTGGGCCTCGACGCACGCGTCGAGGTCGTCGCGCTGCGCGAGTTCGCGGGCACCGTGACGGTCGCCTGGACGCGGCCCGACGGCACCACCTCGGAGGCGTCGCTCGGGCTGCCCGCGGCGCGCTCGGTGTGGGTCGCCGAGGGCTGA
- a CDS encoding YceI family protein, with product MTAAHPTRRRRLVVVIASLAVLVLLVVLVGPRIYAWWGDRSAPPPLAVTTSAPAPATGPLEVDGTWTLGPGTTAGYRVEEVLRGEDVTVVGRTEDVTGTITVTDGSMTAVDATVQVATVATGVGPRDSFMRDLLEVDQHPTATFRLDAPVRLPDLGSGGRVEVPGTLTLLGADHQLTFSLDVVRDGAGLRVAGSAPVTFSDLGIEAPSLGFVEVEDAGTLELLLVLSR from the coding sequence ATGACCGCTGCACACCCGACGCGCCGCCGCCGTCTCGTCGTCGTCATCGCGTCGCTCGCGGTGCTCGTGCTTCTCGTCGTGCTCGTCGGGCCCCGCATCTACGCGTGGTGGGGGGACAGGTCCGCGCCGCCGCCGCTCGCTGTGACGACGAGCGCGCCCGCGCCGGCGACGGGGCCGCTCGAGGTCGACGGCACGTGGACGCTGGGCCCGGGCACGACCGCGGGCTACCGGGTCGAGGAGGTCCTGCGGGGCGAGGACGTCACCGTCGTGGGCCGCACGGAGGACGTCACGGGCACGATCACGGTGACGGACGGCAGCATGACGGCCGTCGACGCGACGGTCCAGGTCGCGACGGTCGCCACGGGAGTCGGTCCGCGCGACTCGTTCATGCGCGACCTCCTCGAGGTCGACCAGCACCCGACGGCGACGTTCCGCCTCGACGCCCCGGTCCGGCTTCCCGATCTCGGGTCGGGTGGACGGGTCGAGGTCCCCGGGACGCTCACGCTGCTCGGGGCCGACCACCAGCTGACGTTCTCGCTCGACGTCGTGCGCGACGGCGCGGGGCTCCGCGTCGCAGGTTCGGCCCCCGTGACGTTCTCGGACCTCGGCATCGAGGCGCCGAGCCTCGGCTTCGTCGAGGTCGAGGACGCCGGGACGCTCGAGCTGCTCCTCGTCCTGAGCCGCTGA
- a CDS encoding DUF3375 domain-containing protein — translation MTGQPLEGVGGTLAAVQRTFASPTLALLHKQSAPFVVAVFESVFVAGRSAVGADAMHLEVAQLLADLRAAGVEGVPGEAARVLCSRWVRERWLIRDVDDATGEQYRLTSSAQEALEFVRRAGGARALVSESRIRTLLDAVERAAHDANPDRGARLATLDQQIERLTAERDRLAGGGAVAQTSADRMEEQVDHVLMLVRELPSDFARVAESIKALQRSIIGQLRADERPTGEVLEEYLTASENLMENTPEGRAFLGAMELLGDPELVAALDAHLAAVLRHPFAQHVDRSQRTAFRSIRSQVVEALEVVQTEQARATRTLTAQVRQRDPLRDRELDHAIRDAVNALTEWFPAAGRGARVEPLTWLGRARLGRLRTTLHDLRPEAPPAALAHAAPDDLPATDLAEIRAMGGPQTGLLAEHVTVLTSDGSRVSVADAFARGGAALRRPVELLGYYELAADDLGAGDDAADGSRDDAAVERVTAVRADGSTRDFLVPRVMLAATTDPADGGIS, via the coding sequence GTGACCGGCCAGCCCCTCGAAGGCGTCGGCGGCACGCTCGCAGCTGTGCAACGCACGTTTGCGAGCCCGACGCTCGCGCTCCTGCACAAGCAGAGCGCGCCGTTCGTCGTCGCCGTCTTCGAGTCGGTGTTCGTCGCGGGCCGCTCCGCGGTCGGTGCGGACGCGATGCACCTCGAGGTCGCCCAGCTGCTCGCGGACCTGCGCGCGGCGGGCGTCGAGGGAGTGCCCGGAGAGGCCGCGCGTGTCCTGTGCTCGCGGTGGGTGCGTGAGCGCTGGCTCATCCGCGACGTCGACGACGCGACGGGGGAGCAGTACCGGCTCACGTCGAGCGCGCAGGAGGCGCTCGAGTTCGTGCGGCGTGCGGGCGGTGCCCGCGCTCTCGTCTCGGAGTCACGCATCCGCACGCTGCTCGACGCCGTCGAGCGCGCCGCGCACGACGCGAACCCCGACCGCGGGGCGCGGCTCGCGACGCTCGACCAGCAGATCGAGCGGCTCACGGCCGAGCGCGACCGGCTCGCCGGCGGCGGGGCGGTCGCGCAGACGTCGGCGGACCGCATGGAGGAGCAGGTCGACCACGTCCTCATGCTCGTGCGCGAGCTCCCGAGCGACTTCGCGCGCGTCGCGGAGTCGATCAAGGCGCTGCAGCGCTCGATCATCGGCCAGCTGCGCGCGGACGAGCGTCCGACGGGCGAGGTGCTCGAGGAGTACCTCACGGCGTCCGAGAACCTCATGGAGAACACACCCGAGGGCCGCGCATTCCTCGGCGCCATGGAGCTGCTCGGCGACCCCGAGCTCGTCGCCGCGCTCGACGCTCACCTCGCGGCGGTCCTGCGCCACCCGTTCGCGCAGCACGTCGACAGGTCGCAGCGCACCGCGTTCCGCTCGATCCGCTCGCAGGTCGTCGAGGCCCTCGAGGTCGTCCAGACCGAGCAGGCGCGCGCGACGCGCACGCTCACCGCGCAGGTGCGCCAGCGTGACCCGCTGCGCGACCGCGAGCTCGACCACGCGATCCGCGACGCGGTCAACGCGCTCACCGAGTGGTTCCCGGCCGCGGGCCGCGGTGCGCGGGTCGAGCCGCTCACATGGCTCGGCCGGGCCAGGCTCGGCCGGCTGCGCACGACGCTCCACGATTTGCGTCCCGAGGCGCCGCCCGCGGCGCTCGCCCATGCCGCACCCGACGACCTGCCGGCGACCGACCTCGCCGAGATCCGTGCGATGGGCGGCCCGCAGACCGGGCTGCTCGCCGAGCACGTCACGGTGCTGACGTCGGACGGCTCGCGCGTGTCCGTCGCGGACGCGTTCGCGCGCGGCGGCGCAGCGTTGCGTCGTCCCGTCGAGCTCCTCGGCTACTACGAACTCGCGGCCGACGACCTCGGCGCGGGCGACGATGCTGCCGACGGCTCGCGGGACGACGCCGCCGTCGAGCGCGTCACCGCCGTCCGCGCCGACGGCTCCACCCGTGACTTCCTCGTGCCGCGCGTCATGCTCGCGGCCACCACCGACCCCGCCGACGGAGGCATCTCATGA
- a CDS encoding ATP-binding protein — MSSMSQTLFGLVPTSSTGQQWIARSMQLINWGGYDGYHDVALASTATLLSGGSGTGKSTLLDAYIALTMTHTTPFNGASNAASSGRARGPEQRNVISYVRGKLDEARVAGTDASRDAVLRGDASDTWSALAMTWVDQTGRTFTAVRAYYVPRGATRNDECVLVRATYDGEMDLRVLEPAAAARLARPSLTALGLDLYDTDVAFTTRLHSALGIGAAGDGAKAMALLARIQAGQQITTVDALYKAMVLEEPETLARATEAVEHFDELSEVREEMLTAQRQLELLAPMAELRSRVDSARSDLEAVDGLGLEATAEGGTPFQHWHDTRRLALARAQERANREDHAVVEARRSSLDAQVLVAERELEEVRDSQRRNGGDEINRLEREVVALEDGLHTVEARYAAFERHRLVLDVEVDGKGSFERLRRDAGTFVADRETQQRALGEQVFAARTELAAAERTLADVERERSFLAGRRSNVPEAEDQARRALAEAAGLDPSDLPFVAELMDLRPEYEPWRSAIGQALGGFALTLLVDSDDLPAFRRAINGVRTERRVRFEGVPTGAPVHEQTDRTLLDGRLELRHGPFTGWLAETLAQRFSYVCVDDAAELGRHRRALTRTGQTSDGQRGAHGGRPGRSVLGFSSERRVAELDEARREAEVDRARARRTVEDALAGESGFTDRFAASRAVGEFVWDEIDVRGAARLLEERRARLDAVVAGSDVLRSLREDEHRVSVRLRELREDHARTGVELEGLERRWSDLTDEVDTLGDALADLEDAGIVASDEQVALLDEALAAAPQKGADLRAFTAAVAGLQRDLVHRRELATHDLAAAREGLASIFLRFQEAWPNPNLGTDPDTSYDDYRRIHDDIARERMYALQERWSRAISRLSGRDLTMLNTAIEQAVAEIRTRMEPVNDILAQLPFHDDEHRLRITARVTEAADVTSFRRDLRTLAKEASADGTPTERERRYARMARLLARIRPESPERRRLVDVREHVRISAECIDLEGNHVSVYDHIAGKSGGESQELVAFIVGAALRYQLGDADATRPRYAPVFLDEAFIKADSRFAGRAVGAWRGLGFQLIIGAPLDKVAALEPHVDLVLQSVKDDSGRSRIRWVAGAETVDAG; from the coding sequence ATGAGCAGCATGAGCCAGACGCTCTTCGGCCTCGTGCCGACGTCCTCGACGGGTCAGCAGTGGATCGCGCGATCCATGCAGCTCATCAACTGGGGCGGCTACGACGGCTATCACGACGTCGCGCTCGCCTCGACCGCGACGCTGCTCTCGGGCGGGTCCGGCACGGGCAAGTCGACGCTGCTCGACGCGTACATCGCGCTGACGATGACGCACACGACGCCGTTCAACGGGGCGTCGAACGCTGCGTCGAGCGGTCGGGCCCGCGGGCCCGAGCAGCGCAACGTCATCTCCTACGTGCGCGGCAAGCTCGACGAGGCGCGCGTCGCGGGCACCGACGCCTCGCGGGACGCCGTCCTGCGTGGCGACGCGTCGGACACGTGGTCGGCGCTCGCGATGACGTGGGTCGACCAGACGGGCCGCACCTTCACGGCGGTGCGCGCGTACTACGTGCCGCGCGGCGCGACCCGCAACGACGAGTGCGTGCTCGTGCGCGCGACGTACGACGGCGAGATGGACCTGCGGGTCCTCGAGCCGGCCGCGGCGGCGCGGCTCGCGCGCCCGAGCCTCACCGCGCTCGGGCTCGACCTCTACGACACGGACGTCGCGTTTACGACGCGCCTGCACTCGGCTCTCGGCATCGGCGCGGCGGGCGACGGCGCGAAGGCGATGGCGCTGCTCGCGCGCATCCAGGCCGGCCAGCAGATCACGACGGTCGACGCGCTCTACAAGGCGATGGTCCTCGAGGAGCCCGAGACGCTCGCGCGCGCGACCGAGGCCGTCGAGCACTTCGACGAGCTGAGCGAGGTGCGCGAGGAGATGCTCACGGCGCAGCGCCAGCTCGAGCTGCTCGCGCCCATGGCCGAGCTGCGCTCGCGCGTCGACTCCGCGCGCTCCGACCTCGAGGCCGTCGACGGTCTCGGGCTCGAGGCGACCGCCGAGGGCGGGACGCCGTTCCAGCACTGGCACGACACGCGCCGCCTCGCGCTCGCCCGCGCGCAGGAGCGCGCCAACCGCGAGGACCACGCCGTCGTCGAGGCCCGGCGCTCGTCGCTCGACGCGCAGGTGCTCGTCGCCGAGCGCGAGCTCGAGGAGGTTCGCGACTCCCAGCGACGCAACGGCGGCGACGAGATCAACCGGCTCGAGCGCGAGGTCGTCGCGCTCGAGGACGGCCTGCACACGGTCGAGGCTCGGTATGCGGCCTTCGAGCGGCACCGCCTCGTCCTCGACGTCGAGGTCGACGGCAAGGGCTCGTTCGAGAGGCTCCGTCGGGACGCGGGCACGTTCGTCGCGGACCGCGAGACCCAGCAGCGTGCGCTCGGCGAGCAGGTCTTCGCTGCCCGCACCGAGCTCGCTGCCGCGGAGAGGACGCTCGCCGACGTCGAGCGTGAGAGGTCGTTCCTCGCGGGCCGGCGCTCGAACGTCCCCGAGGCCGAGGACCAGGCGCGGCGCGCTCTCGCGGAGGCGGCGGGCCTCGACCCGTCCGACCTCCCGTTCGTCGCCGAGCTCATGGACCTGCGCCCCGAGTACGAGCCGTGGCGCTCCGCGATCGGGCAGGCGCTCGGCGGGTTCGCCCTCACGCTCCTCGTCGACTCCGACGACCTGCCGGCGTTCCGCCGGGCGATCAACGGCGTGCGCACCGAGCGCCGCGTGCGCTTCGAGGGCGTGCCGACCGGTGCGCCGGTCCACGAGCAGACTGACCGGACGCTCCTCGACGGGCGCCTCGAGCTGCGTCACGGCCCGTTCACGGGCTGGCTCGCGGAGACGCTCGCGCAGCGCTTCTCGTACGTGTGCGTCGACGACGCCGCCGAGCTCGGCCGTCACCGTCGGGCGCTCACGCGCACGGGCCAGACGAGCGACGGCCAGCGCGGCGCGCACGGCGGCCGCCCGGGCCGTTCCGTCCTCGGCTTCTCTTCGGAGCGTCGCGTCGCAGAGCTCGACGAGGCGCGCCGCGAGGCCGAGGTCGACCGCGCCCGTGCACGACGCACGGTCGAGGACGCGCTCGCGGGGGAGTCGGGCTTCACCGACCGTTTCGCGGCCTCGCGCGCCGTGGGCGAGTTCGTGTGGGACGAGATCGACGTCCGGGGTGCCGCACGGCTCCTCGAGGAGCGGCGGGCACGCCTCGACGCCGTCGTCGCGGGCAGCGACGTCCTGCGCTCGCTGCGCGAGGACGAGCACCGCGTCTCCGTGCGGCTGCGCGAGCTCCGCGAGGACCACGCCCGCACGGGCGTCGAGCTCGAGGGCCTCGAGCGTCGCTGGAGCGACCTCACGGACGAGGTCGACACGCTCGGCGACGCGCTCGCCGACCTCGAGGACGCAGGGATCGTCGCGAGCGACGAGCAGGTCGCGCTCCTCGACGAGGCGCTCGCCGCCGCACCCCAGAAGGGGGCGGACCTGCGCGCGTTCACGGCGGCCGTCGCGGGTCTGCAGCGGGACCTCGTGCACCGTCGCGAGCTTGCGACGCACGACCTCGCCGCCGCGCGCGAGGGCCTCGCCTCGATCTTCCTGCGCTTCCAGGAGGCGTGGCCCAACCCCAACCTCGGCACGGACCCGGACACGTCGTACGACGACTACCGGCGGATCCACGACGACATCGCGCGCGAGCGCATGTATGCGCTGCAGGAGCGGTGGAGCCGCGCGATCTCGCGCCTGTCGGGCCGCGACCTCACGATGCTCAACACCGCGATCGAGCAGGCCGTCGCCGAGATCCGCACGCGCATGGAACCCGTGAACGACATCCTCGCGCAGCTGCCGTTCCACGACGACGAGCACCGCCTGCGCATCACGGCGCGCGTCACGGAGGCCGCCGACGTCACGTCGTTCCGCCGCGACCTGCGCACGCTCGCCAAGGAGGCGTCGGCCGACGGCACGCCGACCGAGCGCGAGCGCCGCTATGCGCGCATGGCGCGCCTGCTCGCGCGCATCCGGCCCGAGAGCCCCGAGCGGCGTCGTCTCGTCGACGTGCGCGAGCACGTGCGCATCTCGGCCGAGTGCATCGACCTCGAGGGCAACCACGTCTCCGTGTACGACCACATCGCAGGCAAGTCGGGTGGTGAGTCCCAGGAGCTCGTCGCGTTCATCGTCGGTGCGGCGCTGCGCTACCAGCTCGGTGACGCGGACGCGACGCGCCCGCGCTACGCGCCGGTGTTCCTCGACGAGGCGTTCATCAAGGCCGACTCGCGCTTCGCGGGACGTGCCGTGGGTGCGTGGCGGGGGCTGGGCTTCCAGCTCATCATCGGAGCGCCGCTCGACAAGGTTGCGGCGCTCGAGCCGCACGTCGACCTCGTCCTGCAGTCCGTCAAGGACGACTCGGGTCGCTCGCGCATCCGCTGGGTCGCGGGCGCGGAGACGGTCGACGCGGGCTGA